The stretch of DNA GACGCTCCTCAGTTTCTTCAAGAAAGAAACAACCTCAGTGAGAACTGGATTCGACGTATCCCACACACAAGTGGAAAGCGGGGTGGTTTCGGTTGAACACACGGTTGGGTCTTCAAAAGACAGTCAGGCTAGAAATACCAGCTCCAAGCAGAATTCTATTCacaaagggaaagggaaggagaagcagaaagACCATAATGGCTCTGTCCACGATCCTGTTGTGAtcagcgatgatgatgaagacgatgtGTTGCCTGCGGCCCCACCAACAAGATCTAAACGACGCAAATTttcggcttcttcaaacCGAAACCAGGCGCCGCAACTACCTTCACAATCTCCATGTCGCCCATCCGAGGCTCCTCCAATGTTTGCTAGCTATTCGGAGTTCAAGCCACCGCCTACGTGGCCTCAGGTGGTCAATACTGCCGATGTAGAAGAGAATGGTAATGATCAAATTATGATGGTCTCTGACGAGGACGATACGAGGACACAAGATCCTTGGGAAGGTAAaatagaagaagacgatTCGGGTGTGGAACTGGACGATCGCGATCGTCCACATAGCCCAGAAAGGCAAGATACTCAGAGTGGTAATGGTCTTACTGTCGGAGGAATGGAATGGGAAGAACCGGACgaagggatggggatggaagatgaggttGACGATGCCGACGATGCGCAATCcgccatctcttcatccatcaaaCCATCAACATCGAAACGTGGCCGTCGCAtctcacccttctccttttccatcccGATTCCCGAACCTCCGTCTCAGTCGACGATCAAAGGTCCCAACGCATTCTCACTACTCATGTCGGGGCATAAGGAACATGAGCAGTGGAAAGATGCTGAGGATGATTTGAGGCGGGATGGTAAACGGTACgcgggaagaagaagggcgcCTTTTTACAAGGTTCTAACGGGTATGCCTGTGGCAGTGGACGCTTTTAGGTACGGGGCGATACCGGGCGTGACGGCGTATCTCTTAACGTATGTCATCTCGATTAATTTTACGCGCGTCCTGGCTGACAGAAACACAGGCATGCCCATTCTGATCATTACACCAATCTTTCCAAAAGCTGGAATAACGGGCCCATCTACTGTTCTCAGACGACAGCAAACCTTATCATTCATATGCTGGAAGTCGATCCGAAATGGGTTGTAAGCCATTTTTCAGACATCTCTTCCTGTCGTGGCTAATTGCTAAAGTAGCATGGATTACCTAACGACATGCCATTCGAAATGCCCAACACTGGAGGTGTCACGGTAACACCTATTGAAGCCAATCACTGTATGCACCCTTGTCCCGTGCAatcaaggatgaaaagcTGACAAATATCAAAAGGTCCAGGatcttcaatcttcctctttgaaGGTCGACAGACTGTTAACGCTGGTGATTCAGGCTTCGCAAGTCCATACGTAGGCAGTAAACGCGTGTTTCGCTATCTTCACTGTGGAGATTTTAGAGCGTGCGTCTACTATTTACCTTACATTGGCAGGACCTAACATTGCTGCTTTGGTGTTAGAAACCCCAAAATGGTCCTACATCCTGCAATAGCCCGTGCACCTATCAATACTTGCTATCTTGATACAACCTATCTCAATCCTAAATACTGTTTCCCCCCTCAACCACTTGTGATCAACGCGTGTGCCACGCTTGCGAGGCGAAATGTCGTTGGCGAGTCGGACGATGCGCCATCCCTTGAGGCAGTGCAACAAGGTTCGGTCATAGGAGTATCGGGCGTGGGAAGTATGACATATGGtgggggaaggaaagtCACACTTAAgacggaggatggaggagagagagaaattGAGGTTGAAataaaggaggagaagggtgagaGGGAGAAACAGATGATGCAAGGATGGTTGgtaaagaaggaagaacgGGTTAAGGAGGAAGTCAAGGAAGAATTGGGGGGCGTTGGGAAAAGAGCAAAGAGTCGGACTTTGGTGGTCGTCGGGACTTATTCCAtcggaaaggaaagaataGTCAAGGGTGAGCATACTTCCATTAATGTCCAGTGCCATCCATATTGACAACCTTTCTTAGCGGTTGCAAAAGCCATAGGCTCCAAGATTTATTGCGATCAGCGCAAAAAAGGAATCTTGCTATGCCAAACCGACCCCGAACTCCACTCCATGCTTACCTCTGATCCTATCGAAGCCCAAGTCCACCTTTTACCTCTAGGTAACATTCAGCTCGACCGCTTGCAATCCTAtctcacccttcttcaccctcatTTCGACCGAGTCTTAGGATTCCGTCCGACTGGATGGAGTTATTCTCCGCCTGCGGGGACGGATATGTTGCCCGATGTGAACACTATTATACGGCGGGATCAGGCGAGGAGGTTTGGGGAAGGGGATTTAAAGACTATGAGGGGGAGTAGTAGGAATTTCATGATGTATGGTGAGTCGTTTGTGCAGAGGcgtttcttttttggcGTGGAGGAAACCAAGCTGATAAAAATGGGAATTAGGGGTACCGTACTCGGAACACTCGAGTTTCTTTGAATTGACCTGCTTCGCCTTGTCATTACCAGGTGCAgacttgaagatgatagcCACGGTTAATGTGGGAAATGAGAAAAGGTGAGTAGTGATGCCCGCTGTGCATATACACGGCTGACACGTATGCAAGCCgggcgaagatgaaaaaATGGTTAGCCATTTTCAAAAGGTCTCAACAAATCCAATCACTAACGGGGCGACAGGTTCGAAAAGTGGCTGGCTGAAAAGGCTAAacgaaaggaaaagggattGCCATCCACAGTCGAATATCGCGACGAAACATATGTGAATAGAAAATTACTCGAGAGATATTATTAACCATTTTACTGACCTCGCTGTAGTGGTAATTATTACTCCGTATCGAATTTAGGGACGGTGGAAGACAGCCTGGATATCCGAGATATCATGTATCGACAAGTAATCTGTTGTATCCTTCTGCTTTGAACCATCAACTATACCTTGTTCATGCTCATGTATCATTTATATAAATACCAAACCTTGACGTACAGCAACCATATAAATGTTTGAGAGGCCAATTAGATAAacagtggaagaaagaggtcAGTTTCTGACGAAGCTTACTGCATGGGCAATTTTGGCCGGACACAACTTTTGGGCTTATTGTGCCATAGTTTAGTAATGGCCTTATAAAGGCCATAAAGGAACCTACTTCTTGGAATTCCTTTCCAATCCTCGTAACAACTGAACTATTTCAGAATCAGTCCGTAATTCTGTTGAAGACTCAATGCCCTCTGCATTCCTCTCGACCGTAATAAGAACAAGGAATTAGGAGATGGCATAAAAGCTGCTCAGTTTGCTAGTTGGATTTCATGCCTCTTCATGTGTATTTCCCTTTGATAAATGTGGCTTAGAGGTGATGAGCAGTGCAGTATGCATAGCCATATGTGACGTAACAAAGGGATTACCAACGTTACGctcatttcttcatcatcaccgcTCCAATTCTTGCTTTTTTCCTCGTTTGTTCCCCTTTTTCAGTTTACATCCTTCGATTCTTTCCATTATCACTGGAGCCAGAAAGCACTGGCAGCCCTTTCCATTCCCTTGGCCATCAATTGGTCGTCACCTTCATCCTGGCCAATTCCTCTTATACCTCTTCTAAACGATAGCCTTCAACAGATTGTGGTTTGTTTAAAACGGACTGAGGACCTCTTGAGCGAGATAACCAGACCAATGCCGGAAGAGTATAGCACTCAAGTGCGTgcatgagaagaaagatggcTTACTCGTTGGCTAAAAAAGCGTGTATGGCCATCGTCTTGTTTGGATTCAACAATCTCTCAATTTCCTGCTTCCGCTGTATGATATCCGTCgtccatctttcttctctacACCTGAGACCTGTTTCCAGTCGATGGGGAGTCGCACCAATCTTCCAAATCGTATTTGTTAATGGACGGTAGAACTGTTTGACGGGGTTCGCTGCGCCATATTCGCATGAGGATATCAAAGGTTCGCCACATGAGAACTCGGGTCGCCGCATCAATGCTCCCATCGCAAAGCTTGCCTTGAGAGCCTAATTGGCGCTACTAGGCGGATGTCACCAGAAGATATGGAGGAGCATGTGGATTTGGCATGTGCAGAAGCCAAAGGAAGACGATTGGATCATCCTTGTAGTAGAGCCTTTTGCGATTGTGTTCGACTTCTTTTCTGTTTGATGCTGCGAGTCATGGGTGAGACACGGATCGCCGATAAGCATATTACGAATACCAGCACATGTTGCATATAATCTTtacctccccctcccccccccccccccctcTGAGGCCCGCACCCGCACGGAAAGTCCGTATATGAACTCGGGACCATCGTCTAGGATCTGTCGGGTTCTCAGTACACGCAAAGGCGCTGTGCACCGAGTCCATTCCTTCTACAGAGCATCGGCAACACCGTGGCCGGGGAACATCGAAGTATTTGGCCATGGAGGCGACCCAGGACGGAATGCTacgatgaggaggaagaagaggagggcgTTTTTGGCAACGAGGGTAGAGCTACAGGCTCACAACCGCCACATTTAAACCCAGTTGGGACCCATTGGATTTCTggagcttgaagaaaaaTGATAGTCAATACAGGCTGCAAACGTTGTAAGCTAAAGACTTACAGGGCCTCGGGGATTTCTTAGAAGGATgaacatcctcatcctccttacgcgtcttccttttcaaacCAACACTGTTTGCCCCGGATTGGCGAACATAAACAGCAGTCTCCGTTTGTCGAGCGTGGGAAGCTGCCCCTTGGCATAGATGGTCCCGGATGTATTTGAGGGCATCGGCAACTCGAGGGTCCGCGGCTGCATCTGGATTCGAATGGCAGAGAACGTTGATGACGGAGGAAGACTTCGTTGGAGGCCAAGAACCCGAACACTGCCCAGACCGATATAAGAGTAATTACATAATAATTCCAAGGCATGCTCGGTCATCGCCGCTATGCGGCCTCTTTGGGTGTGTCACAGTGAAATCGGCGATTTTTCTAAAAATGGATTTAAAACATCGATGCGTGACCTTGCCTATTTCGAATGTCTGGTTTCAATTCCCTGGTGCCTGATAGGTAAAGCCGGATGTGTTTCACGCCGTTcgttgttgaagaggatggatggagatgggagCAGAACAATATATCGGAAACTGAAAAAAGTCCTTTCTATG from Cryptococcus neoformans var. neoformans B-3501A chromosome 7, whole genome shotgun sequence encodes:
- a CDS encoding hypothetical protein (HMMPfam hit to DRMBL, DNA repair metallo-beta-lactamase, score: 78.9, E(): 1.3e-20) translates to MAPATPTFRKPRLQPERGTLLSFFKKETTSVRTGFDVSHTQVESGVVSVEHTVGSSKDSQARNTSSKQNSIHKGKGKEKQKDHNGSVHDPVVISDDDEDDVLPAAPPTRSKRRKFSASSNRNQAPQLPSQSPCRPSEAPPMFASYSEFKPPPTWPQVVNTADVEENGNDQIMMVSDEDDTRTQDPWEGKIEEDDSGVELDDRDRPHSPERQDTQSGNGLTVGGMEWEEPDEGMGMEDEVDDADDAQSAISSSIKPSTSKRGRRISPFSFSIPIPEPPSQSTIKGPNAFSLLMSGHKEHEQWKDAEDDLRRDGKRYAGRRRAPFYKVLTGMPVAVDAFRYGAIPGVTAYLLTHAHSDHYTNLSKSWNNGPIYCSQTTANLIIHMLEVDPKWVHGLPNDMPFEMPNTGGVTVTPIEANHCPGSSIFLFEGRQTVNAGDSGFASPYVGSKRVFRYLHCGDFRANPKMVLHPAIARAPINTCYLDTTYLNPKYCFPPQPLVINACATLARRNVVGESDDAPSLEAVQQGSVIGVSGVGSMTYGGGRKVTLKTEDGGEREIEVEIKEEKGEREKQMMQGWLVKKEERVKEEVKEELGGVGKRAKSRTLVVVGTYSIGKERIVKAVAKAIGSKIYCDQRKKGILLCQTDPELHSMLTSDPIEAQVHLLPLGNIQLDRLQSYLTLLHPHFDRVLGFRPTGWSYSPPAGTDMLPDVNTIIRRDQARRFGEGDLKTMRGSSRNFMMYGVPYSEHSSFFELTCFALSLPGADLKMIATVNVGNEKSRAKMKKWFEKWLAEKAKRKEKGLPSTVEYRDETYW